Proteins encoded within one genomic window of Actinoplanes octamycinicus:
- a CDS encoding P-II family nitrogen regulator, whose translation MKLVTAVIKPYQLDAVKEALHALGVAGLTVSEVQGYGRQKGHTEVYRGAEYTVEFLPKIKVEVITDEIDVEKIVDAVVTASRTGKIGDGKVWVTTVDDVIRVRTGERGLDAL comes from the coding sequence ATGAAGCTGGTGACCGCGGTCATCAAGCCGTACCAGCTCGACGCGGTGAAGGAGGCTCTGCACGCCCTGGGCGTCGCCGGGCTGACCGTGAGCGAGGTGCAGGGTTACGGCCGGCAGAAGGGGCACACCGAGGTGTACCGGGGCGCCGAGTACACCGTCGAGTTCCTCCCGAAGATCAAGGTCGAGGTGATCACGGACGAGATCGACGTCGAGAAGATCGTCGACGCCGTGGTGACCGCCTCGCGGACCGGCAAGATCGGTGACGGGAAGGTCTGGGTGACGACGGTCGACGACGTCATCCGGGTCCGGACCGGCGAGCGCGGCCTCGACGCCCTGTAA
- a CDS encoding aminoglycoside phosphotransferase family protein: MSGRLWVTQEPLREIPLHGGNVSTVSRIGDTVRRNAGPWTPAVHALLNHLERVGFTGSPSALGMDEKGREVLTYLDGECGEYPLAPHWVTEEALVTVATMLRMFHDAQYGFVPPPGAVWRSFGPPPPDTEVICHHDAAPHNVVWRPDGTLALIDFDLASPGSRIYDVAYAAWTWVPLFSDRDSYTLGWKRPNRPRRLRLFADAYGLIPRDRHRLVRTIRKRIVDHVEGIRRMAAAGDPAFVRIVHKGHLRRPMRDLRLLDYERHTLEYALR; the protein is encoded by the coding sequence ATGTCAGGGAGGCTGTGGGTGACGCAGGAGCCGCTGCGCGAGATACCGCTGCACGGTGGCAACGTCAGCACGGTGTCCCGGATCGGCGACACGGTCCGGCGTAATGCCGGCCCGTGGACGCCGGCCGTCCACGCGCTGCTCAACCATCTGGAGCGGGTCGGGTTCACCGGCTCGCCCAGCGCGCTGGGCATGGACGAGAAAGGCCGCGAGGTGCTCACCTACCTCGACGGCGAGTGTGGTGAGTACCCGCTGGCCCCGCACTGGGTGACCGAGGAGGCGCTGGTCACCGTGGCCACCATGCTGCGGATGTTCCACGACGCGCAATACGGCTTCGTGCCGCCGCCCGGCGCGGTCTGGCGCTCGTTCGGCCCGCCGCCGCCGGACACCGAGGTGATCTGCCACCACGACGCCGCCCCGCACAACGTGGTCTGGCGGCCGGACGGCACCCTCGCCCTGATCGACTTCGACCTGGCCTCGCCCGGCTCGCGGATCTACGACGTGGCCTACGCCGCGTGGACCTGGGTGCCGCTGTTCAGCGACCGCGACTCCTACACCCTGGGCTGGAAACGGCCGAATCGGCCGCGGCGGCTGCGGCTGTTCGCCGACGCCTACGGGCTGATCCCGCGGGACCGGCACCGCCTGGTGCGCACCATCCGCAAGCGGATCGTCGACCACGTGGAGGGGATCCGGCGGATGGCGGCGGCCGGCGACCCGGCCTTCGTCCGGATCGTGCACAAGGGCCATCTACGCCGGCCGATGCGTGACCTGCGGCTGCTCGACTACGAGCGGCACACCTTGGAGTACGCCCTCCGGTGA
- a CDS encoding alkaline phosphatase D family protein: MTAQLLIGPVLRRVVGDRATIWVETSEPAHVRVEAGSGAAGSAPTFSAYGHHYALVVVSGLAPGAAHSYRVLLDEQQVWPAAGSPYPPSVIRTRAADDAAQPVSLLFGSCRQATPQATGRQLPPDALDAYARRLMADPEHRPDLLVLLGDQVYADETSHKVRRFLRRRRAAGHDGPADQVVTFEEYTKLYLESWRDPEVRWLFATVPSVMIFDDHELIDDWNTSASWRADMARQPWWRDRISGGLGSYWVYQHLGNLSPDELDADPLFQKVSAAGDATDLLREFGLRVDDPGSAENTDVPYQWSFALDLGRTRLVVLDNRCNRVLTPGARAMLPAAEWDWFLDQAHGEYDHLVVGSSLPWLMPPAIHHLEAWNEAATESRRTRWAGFAEKVRRAFDLEHWAAFGKSFTALGELFRRLGEGGVGAPGHRVGAGGAYAAPHSISVLSGDVHHSYVARADFGHPVATPVMQLTCSPIHNEVPLPLRPLMRVSWLPPVARLARGLAKSAGVGKPLIRWKRLSGPYFGNAIGTLTLDGSTAYARIEGTTKDGRLHEVVATTYAP; the protein is encoded by the coding sequence GTGACCGCGCAACTTCTCATCGGACCGGTGCTCCGCCGGGTTGTCGGTGACCGCGCCACCATCTGGGTGGAGACCAGCGAGCCCGCGCACGTCCGGGTCGAGGCGGGCAGCGGGGCCGCCGGGTCCGCTCCGACCTTCTCCGCGTACGGCCACCACTACGCCCTCGTGGTGGTCAGCGGCCTGGCGCCGGGCGCCGCCCACTCGTACCGGGTGCTGCTGGACGAGCAGCAGGTGTGGCCGGCGGCCGGTTCGCCCTACCCGCCGTCGGTGATCCGCACCCGGGCCGCCGACGACGCGGCGCAGCCGGTCTCGCTGCTGTTCGGCTCCTGCCGGCAGGCCACCCCGCAGGCCACCGGCCGGCAGCTGCCGCCGGACGCGCTGGACGCGTACGCCCGGCGGCTGATGGCCGACCCGGAGCACCGCCCGGACCTGCTGGTCCTGCTCGGCGACCAGGTCTACGCGGACGAGACGTCGCACAAGGTGCGCCGGTTCCTGCGCCGGCGCCGGGCGGCCGGGCACGACGGGCCGGCCGACCAGGTGGTGACCTTCGAGGAGTACACCAAGCTCTACCTGGAGTCGTGGCGGGACCCGGAGGTGCGCTGGCTGTTCGCCACCGTGCCGAGCGTGATGATCTTCGACGACCACGAGCTGATCGACGACTGGAACACCTCGGCGTCCTGGCGCGCCGACATGGCCCGGCAGCCCTGGTGGCGGGACCGGATCTCCGGCGGGCTCGGGTCGTACTGGGTCTACCAGCACCTGGGCAACCTCAGCCCGGACGAGCTGGACGCCGACCCGCTCTTCCAGAAGGTGTCGGCCGCCGGGGACGCCACCGACCTGCTCCGCGAGTTCGGCCTGCGGGTCGACGACCCGGGCTCGGCGGAGAACACCGACGTGCCGTACCAGTGGAGTTTCGCCCTGGACCTGGGCCGGACCCGCCTGGTGGTGCTGGACAACCGGTGCAACCGGGTGCTCACCCCGGGGGCCCGGGCGATGCTGCCGGCCGCCGAGTGGGACTGGTTCCTCGACCAGGCCCACGGGGAGTACGACCACCTGGTCGTCGGCTCGTCGCTGCCGTGGCTGATGCCGCCGGCCATCCACCACCTGGAGGCGTGGAACGAGGCGGCCACCGAGTCCCGCCGGACCCGGTGGGCGGGCTTCGCGGAGAAGGTGCGGCGCGCCTTCGACCTGGAGCACTGGGCCGCGTTCGGCAAGTCGTTCACCGCGCTGGGCGAGCTGTTCCGGCGGCTCGGCGAGGGCGGGGTGGGCGCGCCCGGCCACCGGGTCGGGGCGGGCGGGGCCTACGCCGCGCCGCACTCGATCAGCGTGCTCTCCGGGGACGTGCACCACTCGTACGTCGCCCGCGCCGACTTCGGGCACCCGGTGGCCACCCCGGTGATGCAACTGACCTGCTCGCCGATCCACAACGAGGTGCCGCTGCCGCTGCGGCCGCTGATGCGGGTCTCCTGGTTGCCGCCGGTCGCCCGGCTGGCCCGGGGCCTGGCCAAGTCGGCCGGCGTGGGGAAACCGCTGATCCGCTGGAAGCGGCTGTCCGGGCCGTACTTCGGCAACGCGATCGGCACGCTGACCCTGGACGGGTCGACCGCGTACGCCCGGATCGAGGGCACCACCAAGGACGGGCGGCTGCACGAGGTGGTGGCGACGACCTACGCCCCGTGA
- a CDS encoding DinB family protein, which yields MTIWTAPEAHRVPEPQTGAERPMLQGWLDYHRQTLLLKCAGLTAEQLKTASAEPSTLTLLGLVRHMAEVERWWFRIKATQDTTVGDLYCPEGNDNGDFDDVATADAAADFATFAEEVRLADEAVAGLPLEHEFPGRRGPISLRWVYTHMIEEYARHNGHADLLRERIDGVTGD from the coding sequence ATGACTATCTGGACCGCGCCCGAGGCGCATCGCGTACCCGAACCGCAGACCGGCGCCGAGCGCCCCATGCTGCAGGGCTGGCTCGACTATCACCGGCAGACCCTGCTGCTCAAGTGTGCCGGCCTGACCGCCGAGCAGCTCAAGACGGCCAGCGCCGAGCCGTCCACGCTGACCCTGCTCGGCCTGGTCCGGCACATGGCCGAGGTGGAGCGGTGGTGGTTCCGCATCAAGGCGACGCAGGACACCACGGTGGGCGACCTCTACTGCCCGGAGGGCAACGACAACGGCGACTTCGACGACGTGGCCACCGCCGACGCCGCGGCCGACTTCGCCACCTTCGCCGAGGAGGTCCGGCTGGCCGACGAGGCGGTGGCCGGGCTGCCGCTGGAGCACGAGTTCCCCGGCCGGCGCGGCCCGATCAGCCTGCGCTGGGTCTACACCCACATGATCGAGGAGTACGCCCGGCACAACGGCCACGCCGACCTGCTCCGCGAGCGGATCGACGGCGTCACCGGCGACTAG
- a CDS encoding glycosyltransferase family A protein: MIGEENPAALVAAAVRNRAVGLREELASGDLTGLLRAARAGRRPALARPDRVAVLAQVIALQDVLPGDRADALALFEMVGVRRVPARQRTVYAQLARSPRIAVDRQVRHEIATDLANPFREPGRPLRPWLRRFAAGLPAPAPRLDDRDHLPPFDRLCTADPAPVHRPELITVVVTAYRPGEGLLTAVRSILRQSWRHLEVLVVDDASPPEHDEVLARAVALDPRVRLLRQPRNAGTYVARNAGLDAAAGEFVTFQDSDDWSHPRRLELQVQPLLDDPSLVASTSDGRRVTEDLTLTRLGRRGGKLNPSALLLRKATVLARAGYFDVVRKGGDSEYIERIAAAFGDRALRHLPVHLALIRLSTGSLSRAEILPYWLHPARAAYRSAYLAWHARIAAGATPAFRPPDGSDRPFPAPAHLLRSAAGQEPVPRYDVIVAADWRVMRESQRSALAEIEALLGRGLRVAILHLEDWRRPTVRRLPVHPAVQDLVNAGRLGAVTLTDRVDCGVLLVRQAEVLRHPPAGETGLAPRTVLILIDEQPRAALGPCGAAAERLFRVPALWCPQSGAVRAACPDLPLTDFDLPTVAVPAAPRRTPIPRHPVLGAEVNHPRELAVFDGLTGFDVRIRAADGLRLPRQPAGRLVYRAADVAPLEFYAQLDFALRTGPSERAALDATATGCIVLPPGAAAALRRYQAEPELAAERRRRDRLALRDGHHPDLFAGRVAALARNAT; the protein is encoded by the coding sequence ATGATCGGCGAGGAGAATCCGGCGGCGCTGGTCGCCGCGGCGGTGCGCAACCGTGCGGTCGGTTTGCGGGAGGAATTGGCGTCCGGCGACCTGACCGGCCTGCTGCGGGCGGCCCGGGCCGGTCGGCGGCCCGCGCTGGCCCGGCCGGACCGGGTGGCGGTCCTGGCCCAGGTGATCGCGTTGCAGGACGTGCTGCCCGGCGACCGGGCCGACGCGCTGGCGCTGTTCGAGATGGTCGGCGTGCGGCGGGTGCCGGCCCGGCAGCGCACCGTCTACGCCCAGCTGGCCCGCTCGCCGCGGATCGCGGTGGACCGGCAGGTGCGCCACGAGATCGCCACCGACCTGGCCAACCCGTTCCGCGAGCCGGGCCGCCCGCTGCGGCCCTGGCTGCGGCGGTTCGCCGCCGGGCTGCCGGCGCCCGCGCCCCGGCTCGACGACCGGGACCACCTGCCGCCCTTCGACCGGCTCTGCACCGCGGATCCGGCACCGGTGCACCGACCGGAACTGATCACCGTGGTGGTGACCGCCTACCGGCCGGGGGAGGGGCTGCTCACCGCGGTCCGCTCGATCCTGCGGCAGTCCTGGCGCCACCTCGAGGTGCTGGTGGTGGACGACGCGTCGCCGCCGGAGCACGACGAGGTCCTGGCCCGGGCGGTGGCCCTCGACCCGCGGGTCCGCCTGCTGCGGCAGCCGCGGAACGCCGGCACCTACGTGGCCCGCAACGCCGGCCTGGACGCCGCCGCCGGCGAGTTCGTGACCTTTCAGGACTCCGACGACTGGTCGCACCCGCGCCGCCTGGAACTCCAGGTCCAGCCGCTGCTCGACGACCCGTCGCTGGTCGCCTCCACCTCGGACGGCCGCCGGGTCACCGAGGACCTGACGCTGACCCGGCTGGGCCGGCGCGGCGGCAAGCTCAACCCGTCCGCCCTGCTCCTGCGCAAGGCCACGGTGCTCGCCCGGGCCGGCTACTTCGACGTGGTCCGCAAGGGCGGCGACTCGGAGTACATCGAGCGGATCGCCGCGGCCTTCGGCGACCGGGCGCTCCGCCACCTGCCGGTCCACCTGGCGCTGATCCGGCTCTCCACCGGCTCGCTGTCCCGGGCCGAGATCCTGCCCTACTGGCTGCACCCGGCCCGGGCCGCCTACCGCTCCGCCTACCTCGCCTGGCACGCCCGGATCGCGGCCGGCGCCACGCCGGCCTTCCGGCCGCCGGACGGCTCGGACCGCCCCTTCCCGGCGCCCGCCCATCTGCTCCGGTCCGCCGCCGGCCAGGAGCCCGTTCCCCGGTACGACGTGATCGTCGCGGCCGACTGGCGGGTGATGCGCGAGTCCCAGCGGTCCGCGCTGGCCGAGATCGAGGCGCTGCTCGGACGTGGTCTGCGGGTGGCGATCCTGCACCTGGAGGACTGGCGGCGCCCGACGGTGCGGCGGCTCCCGGTGCACCCGGCCGTGCAGGACCTGGTCAACGCCGGCCGGCTCGGCGCGGTCACCCTCACCGACCGGGTGGACTGCGGGGTGCTGCTGGTCCGGCAGGCCGAGGTGCTGCGTCATCCGCCGGCCGGGGAGACCGGGCTCGCCCCGCGTACCGTGCTGATCCTGATCGACGAGCAACCGCGCGCCGCGCTGGGGCCGTGCGGCGCGGCGGCCGAGCGGCTGTTCCGGGTGCCGGCGCTCTGGTGCCCGCAGTCGGGGGCCGTCCGCGCCGCGTGCCCGGACCTGCCGCTGACCGATTTCGATCTACCCACCGTGGCCGTCCCGGCGGCCCCTCGCCGGACCCCGATCCCGCGCCACCCGGTGCTCGGCGCCGAGGTGAACCATCCCCGGGAGCTGGCCGTGTTCGACGGGCTGACCGGGTTCGACGTGCGGATCCGGGCGGCCGACGGGCTCCGCCTGCCCCGGCAGCCGGCCGGCCGGCTGGTCTACCGGGCCGCCGACGTGGCGCCGCTGGAGTTCTACGCCCAGCTGGACTTCGCGCTGCGGACCGGGCCGTCGGAGCGGGCCGCGCTGGACGCGACCGCCACCGGCTGCATCGTGCTGCCGCCCGGAGCGGCGGCGGCGCTGCGGCGTTACCAGGCCGAGCCGGAGCTGGCGGCGGAGCGGCGTCGGCGGGACCGGCTCGCGCTGCGGGACGGGCACCACCCGGATCTGTTCGCCGGCCGGGTGGCGGCGCTCGCGCGTAACGCCACGTAG
- a CDS encoding ammonium transporter: MEINIGNTAWLLLSSALVLLMTPGLALFYGGLNRSKGTLNMMMMSFSSIGIISVLWALYGFSLAFGASGSAGLNNFIGNLTQYGGTSIDWAGDLWGTTGIPVYVFMAFQMMFAIITVALISGALSDRLKFGGWVLFAIGWFTLVYVPVAHWVWGGGWIGAKLHALDFAGGTAVHINAGAAALGVALVLGKRAGWPRENMRPHNVPFVALGAGLLWFGWFGFNAGSELTVDSVTGIAFVNTQLATAAALVGWCAVEWIRDRKPTLVGASSGAVAGLVAITPACGFIAPMPAVLLGVIAGAVCALAVGLKYRFGYDDSLDVVGVHFVGGWIGSLFIGLFATNTANSAITDVLGASAGLFYGGGFTQLGRQFVGSAAVTAYSLIIAAVIALALKAIKLFRVSQEAEIGGIDISDHGETAYDFTPAAGSGGGAFAMAGLAPGKSVDADGKADTSQKVAG; encoded by the coding sequence GTGGAGATCAACATCGGCAATACCGCCTGGTTGCTCCTGTCGTCTGCGCTCGTTTTGCTCATGACCCCCGGCCTGGCGCTCTTCTACGGTGGCCTCAACCGGTCCAAGGGCACCCTGAACATGATGATGATGAGCTTCTCCTCCATCGGGATCATCTCGGTGCTGTGGGCGCTCTACGGCTTCAGCCTGGCGTTCGGCGCCAGCGGCAGCGCGGGGCTGAACAACTTCATCGGCAACCTCACCCAGTACGGCGGCACCAGCATCGACTGGGCCGGCGACCTGTGGGGCACCACCGGTATCCCGGTCTACGTCTTCATGGCCTTCCAGATGATGTTCGCCATCATCACCGTCGCGCTGATCAGCGGCGCGCTCTCCGACCGCCTCAAGTTCGGCGGCTGGGTGCTCTTCGCCATCGGCTGGTTCACCCTCGTCTACGTCCCGGTCGCGCACTGGGTCTGGGGCGGCGGCTGGATCGGCGCCAAGCTCCACGCGCTGGACTTCGCGGGCGGCACCGCGGTGCACATCAACGCCGGTGCGGCCGCTCTCGGTGTCGCCCTGGTGCTCGGCAAGCGGGCCGGCTGGCCGCGGGAGAACATGCGCCCGCACAACGTCCCGTTCGTCGCCCTCGGCGCCGGCCTGCTCTGGTTCGGCTGGTTCGGCTTCAACGCCGGCTCCGAGCTGACCGTGGACAGCGTCACCGGCATCGCGTTCGTCAACACCCAGCTCGCCACCGCCGCCGCGCTGGTCGGCTGGTGCGCCGTCGAGTGGATCCGGGACCGCAAGCCGACCCTGGTCGGCGCGTCCTCCGGCGCCGTCGCCGGCCTGGTCGCGATCACCCCGGCCTGTGGCTTCATCGCCCCGATGCCGGCCGTGCTGCTCGGCGTGATCGCCGGTGCGGTCTGCGCCCTGGCGGTCGGCCTGAAGTACCGGTTCGGCTACGACGACTCGCTCGACGTGGTCGGCGTCCACTTCGTCGGCGGCTGGATCGGCTCGCTGTTCATCGGCCTGTTCGCCACCAACACCGCGAACAGCGCGATCACCGACGTGCTCGGCGCCAGCGCCGGCCTGTTCTACGGCGGCGGCTTCACCCAGCTCGGCCGGCAGTTCGTCGGCAGCGCGGCGGTCACCGCCTACTCGCTGATCATCGCGGCGGTCATCGCCCTCGCGCTCAAGGCGATCAAGCTGTTCCGGGTCAGCCAGGAGGCCGAGATCGGCGGCATCGACATCTCGGACCACGGCGAGACCGCGTACGACTTCACCCCGGCCGCCGGCTCGGGCGGTGGCGCCTTCGCGATGGCCGGGCTCGCCCCGGGCAAGTCGGTCGACGCCGACGGCAAGGCTGACACCAGCCAGAAGGTCGCCGGTTAA
- a CDS encoding [protein-PII] uridylyltransferase: protein MTNPLSEPPAPPARPAAGDSLDKLKEHIGAAARDKRAAALDVWLRELFPSHLPGVSLLAVGGLGRRDCAPYSDLDLVLLHNGTAGIDRIAAALWYPIWDARLGLDHSVRTLPEALSVAHDDVKVALGLLDARHVAGDAALSAELVAAAGDLWRRTAVRLMPQLRELTESRWASHGELAFLLEGDLKEAAGGLRDVTLLRGIGRAGIADTMRPAVRAATLRLLDARDALHLAVGRRVDRLVAQERAAVAGLLDLEDPDTLLRRVSGDARTVAHAVDDAWRAVDRLRGTRRRPGAPAVPPRRPVARDVVEQDGELVLARTAIGPVPDPSLSLRVAAAAATVQLPIARATCEWLAAFCPPLPHPWPAAARAALVSLLGAGPGLLPAWETADRYGLIDAWLPEWARMRSLPQHHPIHRFTLDRHLVQAAYEATRFAREVDRPDLLLIGAFLHDVGKGLPGDHSVVGAPIAADIATRIGLPPADVATVEKMVRLHLLLPDVATRRDLGDPVTISTVAEQVGDPATLDLLHALARADSHATGPAAWSDWKGRLMAELVRRVHTLLDTGALPEPPEPDPELVSGDLPVVHLDGDQVSVAAADRRGLLAGVAACLAMHRLDVVAANTSTVDGRAIVEFYTQPRYGTPYDPVALTADLRRVAAGDVSVTQRVRARAMSARGGTASPKVIWQRAAATDAVVLELRAADSAGLLYRVTHALDEAGAEIRAARISTLGGDVVDAFYLVGAWADAAERDRVQQAVLAAV, encoded by the coding sequence ATGACGAACCCGTTGAGCGAGCCGCCGGCCCCGCCCGCACGTCCGGCTGCCGGCGACTCGCTCGACAAGCTGAAGGAACACATCGGTGCCGCGGCGCGCGACAAGCGAGCCGCGGCACTCGACGTCTGGCTGCGTGAGCTGTTCCCGAGCCACCTGCCCGGCGTCAGCCTGCTCGCGGTCGGCGGGCTGGGCCGGCGCGACTGCGCGCCGTACAGCGACCTGGACCTGGTCCTGCTGCACAACGGGACGGCCGGGATCGACCGGATCGCCGCGGCGCTCTGGTACCCGATCTGGGACGCCCGGCTCGGCCTGGACCACTCGGTGCGCACCCTGCCCGAGGCGCTCTCGGTCGCCCACGACGACGTGAAGGTGGCGCTCGGCCTGCTCGACGCCCGGCACGTGGCCGGCGACGCGGCGCTCTCCGCCGAGCTGGTGGCGGCCGCCGGGGACCTGTGGCGGCGGACCGCGGTCCGGCTGATGCCGCAGCTGCGCGAGCTGACCGAGAGCCGCTGGGCCAGCCACGGCGAGCTGGCCTTCTTGCTCGAGGGCGACCTCAAGGAGGCGGCCGGCGGGCTGCGCGACGTCACCCTGCTGCGCGGCATCGGCCGCGCCGGGATCGCCGACACCATGCGTCCCGCGGTGCGCGCCGCCACCCTGCGGCTGCTGGACGCCCGGGACGCCCTGCACCTCGCGGTCGGCCGCCGGGTCGACCGGCTGGTCGCCCAGGAGCGCGCCGCGGTCGCCGGTCTGCTGGACCTGGAGGACCCGGACACCCTGCTGCGCCGGGTCTCCGGCGACGCGCGGACCGTGGCGCACGCCGTCGACGACGCCTGGCGGGCGGTCGACCGGCTGCGCGGCACCCGCCGCCGGCCCGGCGCCCCGGCCGTGCCGCCCCGCCGCCCGGTCGCCCGGGACGTGGTCGAGCAGGACGGCGAGCTGGTGCTGGCCCGGACCGCGATCGGCCCGGTCCCGGACCCCAGCCTGTCGCTGCGGGTGGCCGCCGCGGCCGCCACCGTGCAGCTGCCGATCGCCCGCGCCACCTGCGAGTGGCTGGCCGCGTTCTGCCCGCCGCTGCCGCACCCGTGGCCGGCCGCCGCCCGGGCCGCGCTGGTCTCGCTGCTCGGCGCCGGCCCCGGCCTGCTGCCGGCCTGGGAGACCGCCGACCGGTACGGCCTGATCGACGCCTGGCTGCCGGAGTGGGCCCGGATGCGCAGCCTCCCGCAGCACCACCCGATCCACCGGTTCACCCTGGACCGGCACCTGGTCCAGGCCGCCTACGAGGCCACCCGGTTCGCCCGCGAGGTGGACCGCCCCGACCTGCTGCTGATCGGCGCCTTCCTGCACGACGTGGGCAAGGGCCTGCCCGGCGACCACAGCGTCGTGGGCGCCCCGATCGCCGCCGACATCGCCACCCGGATCGGTCTGCCGCCGGCCGACGTGGCCACCGTCGAGAAGATGGTCCGGCTGCACCTGCTGCTGCCGGACGTGGCCACCCGCCGCGACCTGGGTGACCCGGTGACCATCTCCACGGTGGCCGAGCAGGTCGGCGACCCGGCCACGCTGGACCTGCTGCACGCCCTGGCCCGGGCCGACTCGCACGCCACCGGCCCGGCCGCCTGGTCGGACTGGAAGGGCCGGCTGATGGCCGAGCTGGTCCGCCGGGTGCACACGCTGCTCGACACCGGCGCGCTGCCGGAGCCGCCGGAGCCGGACCCGGAGCTGGTCAGCGGCGACCTGCCGGTGGTGCACCTGGACGGCGACCAGGTGTCGGTGGCCGCCGCCGACCGCCGGGGGCTGCTCGCCGGGGTGGCCGCCTGCTTGGCCATGCACCGGCTGGACGTGGTCGCCGCGAACACCTCGACGGTGGACGGGCGGGCGATCGTCGAGTTCTACACCCAGCCGCGGTACGGGACGCCGTACGATCCGGTCGCCCTCACCGCCGACCTGCGCCGGGTCGCGGCCGGCGACGTCTCGGTGACCCAGCGGGTCCGGGCCCGGGCGATGAGCGCGCGCGGCGGCACCGCCTCGCCGAAAGTGATCTGGCAGCGGGCCGCGGCGACCGACGCGGTGGTCCTGGAGCTGCGCGCGGCCGACTCGGCGGGCCTGCTCTACCGGGTGACGCACGCGCTCGACGAGGCCGGCGCGGAGATCCGGGCGGCCCGCATCTCCACCCTGGGCGGCGACGTGGTCGACGCGTTCTACCTGGTCGGGGCGTGGGCCGACGCGGCCGAGCGGGATCGGGTGCAGCAGGCTGTGCTGGCCGCGGTGTAA
- the ftsY gene encoding signal recognition particle-docking protein FtsY, producing MEYVVAAVILLVVLVVGAVGLVVPKVRRKQLPPPAPTLPADEELPPLIERPEAPQAPVAVEEPPAPVVVEEPAAPAIEKPEPTAGRLVRLRARLARSQTALGRGLLSVLSRDHLEDDDWEEIEDSLITADVGVEATQVIVERLKERVRILGTRTVAEVREQLAEELVAALEPDLDRTLRTAAHDGRPAVLMVVGVNGAGKTTTCGKIGRVLIADGRTVLFGAADTFRAAAAEQLATWGERVGAETVRGPEGGDPASVAFDAVKRGIDIGVDTVVVDTAGRLQNKVGLMDELGKVKRVVEKHGPVDETLLVLDATTGQNGLEQARVFTEVVDVTGVVLTKLDGTAKGGIVIAVQRKLGIPVKLVGLGEGPDDLAPFEPAAFVEALLGETA from the coding sequence ATGGAATACGTGGTCGCCGCAGTGATCCTGCTCGTCGTCCTGGTCGTGGGCGCGGTCGGGCTGGTGGTGCCGAAGGTGCGCCGCAAGCAGCTCCCGCCGCCGGCCCCCACGCTGCCCGCGGACGAGGAGCTGCCGCCGCTGATCGAGAGGCCGGAGGCGCCGCAGGCCCCGGTCGCTGTCGAGGAGCCGCCGGCGCCGGTCGTCGTCGAGGAGCCGGCGGCCCCGGCGATCGAGAAGCCCGAGCCGACCGCCGGCCGGCTGGTCCGGCTCCGGGCCCGGCTGGCCCGCTCGCAGACCGCGCTGGGCCGGGGCCTGCTCAGCGTCCTCTCCCGGGACCACCTGGAGGACGACGACTGGGAGGAGATCGAGGACAGCCTGATCACCGCGGACGTCGGCGTCGAGGCCACCCAGGTGATCGTCGAGCGGCTCAAGGAGCGGGTCCGGATCCTCGGCACCCGGACCGTGGCCGAGGTGCGCGAGCAGCTCGCCGAGGAGCTGGTCGCGGCGCTCGAGCCGGACCTGGACCGGACGCTGAGGACCGCCGCGCACGACGGGCGCCCGGCGGTCCTGATGGTGGTCGGCGTCAACGGCGCCGGCAAGACCACCACCTGCGGCAAGATCGGGCGGGTGCTGATCGCGGACGGCCGGACCGTGCTGTTCGGCGCGGCCGACACGTTCCGGGCGGCGGCCGCCGAGCAGCTGGCCACCTGGGGTGAGCGGGTCGGCGCCGAGACGGTCCGCGGGCCGGAGGGCGGCGACCCGGCGAGCGTGGCCTTCGACGCGGTCAAGCGCGGCATCGACATCGGCGTGGACACCGTCGTGGTGGACACCGCCGGCCGGCTGCAGAACAAGGTCGGCCTGATGGACGAGCTGGGCAAGGTCAAGCGGGTGGTGGAGAAGCACGGCCCGGTCGACGAGACGCTGCTGGTGCTGGACGCCACCACCGGACAGAACGGACTCGAGCAGGCCCGGGTGTTCACCGAGGTGGTGGATGTCACGGGTGTGGTGCTCACCAAGCTGGACGGCACCGCGAAGGGCGGGATCGTCATCGCGGTGCAGCGCAAGCTGGGGATTCCGGTCAAGCTGGTGGGCCTCGGCGAGGGCCCGGACGACCTGGCGCCGTTCGAGCCGGCCGCCTTCGTCGAAGCCCTCCTGGGGGAGACCGCGTAG